Genomic DNA from Xiphophorus hellerii strain 12219 chromosome 16, Xiphophorus_hellerii-4.1, whole genome shotgun sequence:
TTTTACTATTGTTTAAGACTTCAGTCTTTGTGTCCTGTTGGGCTTCACTCGGTGCGTCAGCAACAGTTGTCAGCAAATTTTGATGAACCCCCCCGGAGCAGTCTCATCCACACCACAAGCATCAATATGAACACTTTGATACCTGAAAAGATGAGAAGGGAGAATCTGTTCCCCTTGGAAccctggttttttttttttagtcattgtcaacagaaagaaaaaaaaaaaacaaataggtTGCTATGGTCCATTGTATACAAATGAGATTTGTATTCTGTGTTAGACTTGCCAACAGGGTCAAGTTTCTGGCTGTCAGAGGGCAGAGAAACGAAAATTCTTGAGGATAATGgacgaaaagaaaaaaaaaaagtaacaggaacatgacagaaaaaactAAGACTTCTTGGAGTCCTGTGTGTTGCGCTTTTTTAGGTCACTCAGGTCCACTGGTGTGAAAGCTGGAAAACCAAACAGGAAATAGATGTTGTTACAGCAGTCGACTGGTTTAATACATTTAGAATGacattaaaaagtatattttaatataaaatgcatttagAATCAAATTTATTCTGTTAACTTACAATGTAGGTTAGGATTTGGGTTTTTCTCCACATACTCCTGTGGTCCACGGTCATTGCGctcactattttgtgttgatctgatATCTCGGAGCACACACTGCCAGGCTG
This window encodes:
- the mcrip1 gene encoding mapk-regulated corepressor-interacting protein 1 encodes the protein MTSSSAPRMVNSYKRTSSPRSPTNSGELFTPAHEENVRFIHDTWQCVLRDIRSTQNSERNDRGPQEYVEKNPNPNLHSFTPVDLSDLKKRNTQDSKKS